A DNA window from Zingiber officinale cultivar Zhangliang chromosome 3A, Zo_v1.1, whole genome shotgun sequence contains the following coding sequences:
- the LOC122052584 gene encoding molybdenum cofactor sulfurase-like: protein MSSILKYLRSPRRVPGRDKESHSKEQGGEASSQMQTCCIKDGCTHICLPMRLLGLVECRNGKREARATSTRISRLNFVKSTANSVFPNTHFTDHESLPSLPEVFSNFMAIYPQYGETQQVDHYRNSEYYHLHSHVCFDYYGFSLFSHAQMHSSLSSSSTDPLVSGLLQPPFFNISYKSASLKSQVQSNDQNNVLESAIRKRIMHFLNILDGEYSMVCTANRTTAFRLLAESYPFQATKGLLSVYDYESEAMTAMTESAQRKGAKVMTASFSWPSLRIHSDRLMEKLRKRRRKRRGLFVFPLQSRITGARYPYIWMSVAKQYGWQVVLDACGLGPKDLDTLGLSLIQPDFIICSFFKVFGENPSGFAGLFVKNSSIGSLESSTIARSIGIVSIVPARKLSQLTDDYSGTDMDAHSSKNQFEEDDIETNSSFSGPIPGQIYSGSLTMDNMVGDSASGEKQKQVRISEQGESSKVQQEKEESSYGIGEIECEYSEQAENIKANSGADQGLEFLCRGLDHADSLGLLLISTRLRCITNWLVTALMKLRHPHSDSVHSLVRIYGPRIKFDRGPALAFNVFDWKGEKIEPVLVQKLADRSNVSLGCGFLNNIWFSNKYEDDKNRVLERRDCERALARNKNKENIDMGITVIHASLGFLTNFEDAYRLWTFVAKFLDADFVEKERWRYMALNQKMIEV from the coding sequence ATGTCTTCCATCCTCAAATACCTCAGAAGCCCACGCAGGGTGCCCGGAAGAGATAAAGAAAGCCACAGTAAAGAACAAGGAGGGGAGGCTAGCTCGCAGATGCAGACTTGCTGCATCAAGGATGGATGCACTCATATTTGCTTACCCATGCGTTTGCTTGGCTTGGTTGAGTGCCGCAACGGTAAGCGGGAAGCAAGAGCCACCAGCACAAGGATCTCCCGCTTGAATTTTGTGAAGTCGACGGCGAATTCAGTCTTCCCAAACACCCACTTCACCGACCATGAGTCCCTGCCTTCTCTTCCTGAAGTCTTCTCCAATTTCATGGCAATTTATCCACAGTATGGTGAGACACAACAAGTAGACCACTACAGGAACAGTGAATATTACCACTTACATAGCCATGTCTGCTTTGACTATTATGGATTTAGCCTCTTCTCTCATGCTCAAATGCATTCATCCCTATCATCTTCATCCACTGATCCCCTGGTATCAGGCCTCCTTCAGCCTCCTTTCTTCAACATCTCCTACAAATCAGCAAGCTTGAAATCTCAAGTGCAGTCTAATGACCAAAACAATGTCCTGGAATCTGCAATTAGGAAAAGAATTATGCATTTCCTCAACATATTGGATGGTGAATATAGCATGGTCTGCACTGCCAACAGAACGACGGCTTTCAGATTGTTGGCAGAATCATACCCTTTCCAGGCCACCAAGGGGCTACTAAGTGTCTATGATTACGAAAGCGAGGCCATGACTGCAATGACAGAAAGTGCCCAGAGGAAGGGAGCCAAGGTCATGACAGCTAGCTTTTCTTGGCCTAGCCTCAGGATTCATTCTGATAGATTGATGGAGAAGttgagaaagaggagaaggaaaagaagaggaCTCTTTGTCTTTCCGCTTCAATCCAGGATCACTGGGGCAAGGTATCCTTATATATGGATGTCTGTTGCAAAACAATATGGTTGGCAAGTAGTTCTTGATGCATGCGGATTGGGGCCAAAGGACCTCGATACTCTTGGGCTTTCATTGATCCAACCAGACTTCATCATCTGCTCTTTCTTCAAAGTATTTGGTGAGAATCCATCTGGTTTTGCAGGATTGTTTGTGAAGAATTCCAGCATTGGATCCTTGGAGTCATCAACCATTGCCAGGAGCATCGGAATTGTGAGCATAGTCCCAGCAAGAAAGCTTTCACAGTTAACTGATGACTACTCAGGCACAGATATGGATGCTCATTCGTCCAAAAACCAATTTGAAGAAGATGACATAGAGACCAACAGTTCATTCTCAGGACCAATACCTGGGCAGATTTACAGTGGCTCACTTACCATGGATAATATGGTTGGAGATAGTGCTTCTGGAGAAAAGCAAAAGCAAGTTAGGATATCCGAACAGGGAGAAAGTTCCAAAGTGCAGCAGGAGAAGGAAGAATCATCATATGGTATCGGAGAAATAGAATGTGAATATTCTGAGCAAGCAGAGAATATCAAAGCCAACTCTGGAGCAGACCAGGGCTTGGAGTTCTTGTGCAGAGGATTAGACCATGCAGATTCTCTAGGTTTGTTGCTCATCAGCACCAGATTGAGATGCATCACCAACTGGTTAGTTACTGCTTTGATGAAACTGCGGCATCCTCACTCAGATAGTGTTCATTCCCTGGTTAGGATCTATGGTCCCCGGATAAAATTTGACAGGGGACCTGCCTTAGCTTTCAATGTATTCGACTGGAAAGGGGAGAAGATTGAGCCTGTGTTGGTACAAAAGCTTGCAGATAGAAGCAATGTTTCTCTCGGTTGTGGTTTCCTAAACAATATCTGGTTCTCAAACAAATACGAAGATGACAAAAATAGAGTGCTGGAGAGGAGAGACTGTGAAAGAGCACTTGCACGAAACAAAAACAAGGAAAACATTGATATGGGAATAACTGTCATACATGCTTCCCTTGGTTTCCTTACTAACTTTGAGGATGCTTACAGGCTTTGGACGTTTGTTGCTAAGTTTCTGGATGCAGACTTTGTTGAGAAGGAAAGATGGAGGTATATGGCTTTGAATCAGAAAATGATTGAGGTCTAA